From the genome of Thermococcus chitonophagus, one region includes:
- a CDS encoding DUF438 domain-containing protein: MTEGLKNFEVKKEKLKGLLLKLHEGADVEELKEEFREVLASISPLEIPLIEQELVKEGISVKDIAKMCDLHVEVFRESVAGAGNYSHLPDGHPLKTLYFENREIIKDAEMLNLYAQTLSKTQDEAVRKQMIEVLEELVKSLRLIGFTHYSREEMLLFPYIERLGLTAVATVLWTKHDEIRFMIKRLQEFLAKKDYEKFIREAQEASRALIDMVFREDNILYPTVEALLGDGEWKAIRMQEEEFGYYKVRPGEWDPGVEPIYPWQIDPELSAEKILSLPQEVRKAIEKYGLQPDKSGDVKRPGDIDLGTGYLSVEELKAIFEALPLDITFVDKNDRVRFFSPGERIFARPLNILGRPVQLCHPPKSVHIVNKILKAFKDGRKDKAEFWLKLGDKFVYILYVPVKNEKGEYLGTLEITMDVKRYKELEGEKRLLDWRD; encoded by the coding sequence ATGACTGAAGGGTTGAAAAATTTTGAGGTAAAGAAGGAGAAGCTCAAGGGACTACTATTGAAACTCCATGAGGGTGCCGACGTTGAAGAGCTGAAGGAGGAGTTTAGGGAAGTACTTGCTTCAATATCCCCTCTTGAAATACCTCTCATAGAGCAGGAGCTTGTGAAAGAAGGAATCTCCGTTAAGGACATAGCTAAGATGTGCGATCTGCATGTTGAGGTATTTAGGGAATCAGTAGCAGGAGCTGGCAATTACTCCCATTTGCCTGATGGTCACCCTCTAAAAACGTTATACTTTGAGAACCGGGAGATAATAAAAGATGCAGAGATGCTAAACCTGTACGCCCAAACCCTCAGCAAGACTCAAGATGAAGCAGTGAGAAAACAAATGATTGAAGTTCTAGAGGAGCTCGTCAAGAGCTTAAGGCTCATTGGATTTACGCACTACAGCAGGGAGGAGATGCTCCTCTTTCCCTACATAGAAAGGCTTGGTCTTACTGCAGTTGCTACAGTCCTGTGGACGAAGCATGATGAAATAAGGTTCATGATAAAGAGACTTCAAGAATTCCTCGCTAAAAAGGATTACGAGAAGTTCATTAGAGAGGCACAAGAAGCATCAAGAGCCTTAATTGACATGGTTTTCAGGGAGGACAATATCCTTTATCCAACAGTAGAAGCCCTCCTTGGGGATGGAGAATGGAAGGCTATAAGGATGCAAGAGGAGGAATTTGGCTACTATAAGGTGAGGCCTGGGGAATGGGATCCTGGAGTTGAGCCTATTTATCCATGGCAGATCGATCCCGAACTCTCTGCAGAAAAAATATTAAGTCTGCCCCAAGAAGTCAGAAAAGCCATAGAAAAGTACGGCCTACAACCGGATAAGAGTGGGGACGTGAAGAGACCTGGGGACATTGACCTGGGGACTGGCTATTTAAGCGTTGAAGAACTAAAAGCAATATTTGAGGCACTCCCTCTCGATATAACTTTTGTAGATAAGAACGATAGAGTTCGCTTCTTTTCTCCAGGAGAGAGGATTTTTGCAAGGCCTTTAAATATCCTAGGGAGGCCTGTCCAGCTTTGCCATCCTCCAAAGAGCGTTCATATAGTTAATAAGATACTTAAAGCTTTCAAGGATGGCAGGAAAGATAAGGCTGAATTTTGGCTTAAACTGGGGGATAAGTTTGTTTATATTCTGTATGTCCCAGTGAAGAACGAAAAAGGCGAATATCTGGGAACGCTTGAGATAACCATGGACGTGAAAAGGTATAAGGAGCTTGAGGGAGAAAAAAGGCTACTGGACTGGAGGGACTGA
- a CDS encoding M24 family metallopeptidase: MKMNEEIFRRRVERFQEELRKRDIDGAVIRTQSSFIYFTGTKWLRPSLLIPAEGEPKVLVVRNEAEEFKRRSWIEDVEEYQRVEDLMASVVTWIHNNGMERVGLEFGFERDAYLAFLRIFQRLNPTVDVVDILDITMGLRMIKDEWELEQIRKAGKIAKAGMEVAEEVIKPGKSELEIAAEIMRELMIRGSEDPKVYVSTTPRAHAEPFRDLKVKENGVVTVVIGADYNHYYANMARTFVIGDPGGRVREAIKVKEEAYRLALEETRVGVVLNSVEKKLAEFFRAKGFENEYITGYTHGVGLLIEELPMPTIIVQTRAQKVQENMVLSIIHAPLMLPEGSIKHEDTYIVKKNKLESVTL; encoded by the coding sequence ATGAAAATGAATGAAGAAATATTTAGGAGAAGAGTTGAGAGGTTCCAGGAGGAGCTCAGGAAAAGGGATATAGATGGAGCAGTTATAAGGACACAATCCTCTTTTATCTACTTTACCGGAACCAAGTGGCTTAGGCCTTCCCTTCTAATCCCGGCTGAGGGAGAGCCCAAGGTTCTTGTGGTAAGGAATGAGGCCGAGGAATTCAAGAGGAGAAGCTGGATAGAGGACGTTGAGGAGTACCAGAGGGTCGAGGATCTCATGGCTTCGGTAGTTACGTGGATACACAACAACGGGATGGAGAGGGTTGGACTTGAGTTCGGCTTTGAGAGGGATGCATACCTTGCATTCCTTAGGATATTCCAGAGATTGAATCCAACAGTGGATGTTGTAGATATTCTGGACATAACAATGGGCCTTAGGATGATTAAGGACGAGTGGGAGCTTGAGCAGATAAGGAAGGCTGGAAAGATAGCAAAGGCTGGAATGGAAGTTGCTGAGGAAGTGATAAAACCAGGAAAGAGCGAGCTCGAGATAGCCGCTGAGATAATGAGGGAGCTCATGATCAGGGGTAGCGAGGATCCTAAGGTTTACGTCTCCACAACCCCCCGAGCCCACGCCGAGCCCTTCCGTGACCTGAAGGTTAAGGAGAATGGAGTAGTTACGGTGGTTATCGGTGCCGACTACAATCACTACTACGCTAACATGGCTAGAACGTTTGTCATTGGAGATCCTGGGGGAAGGGTTAGAGAGGCGATAAAGGTCAAGGAAGAAGCTTACAGGCTAGCATTAGAAGAGACCAGGGTTGGAGTGGTCTTAAATTCCGTTGAGAAAAAGTTGGCAGAGTTTTTCAGGGCGAAGGGGTTTGAAAATGAATACATTACAGGTTACACTCACGGCGTTGGTTTACTGATTGAAGAGCTACCAATGCCGACGATAATAGTCCAAACAAGGGCTCAAAAGGTTCAGGAGAACATGGTTCTCAGCATAATTCACGCTCCCCTAATGTTGCCCGAGGGAAGTATAAAGCATGAGGATACGTACATTGTAAAGAAGAACAAACTTGAGAGTGTAACTCTCTAA
- a CDS encoding site-specific integrase produces MATLIALLTGARSTEINDLQFELRAKGERLKQIDLQRGIIYFHRKKLKADDGRNFTPVFIHPILIEELKAFKRKYILDTTQPIFGCYSLDKQFKHFYTPATAFKKKTQLESIYRRYSWLRKYDPQRPIVTVKMFRKYFDSYLQIRIFELAEENAVRVLFGEGLSALDKMRRYKNYLLGRAEGVDFLHYISITEDRRYSSKLKKLNKMLIDSLIDRLMPELLYVLNDETKAKFFDMKSVSESKAEKKFFAIQ; encoded by the coding sequence TTGGCAACTTTAATAGCACTATTAACAGGAGCAAGAAGCACGGAAATCAACGATTTGCAGTTCGAGTTGCGAGCAAAGGGAGAGCGATTAAAGCAGATTGACCTGCAGAGAGGCATCATTTATTTTCACAGGAAGAAGCTGAAGGCTGACGACGGCAGGAACTTTACTCCTGTATTTATACACCCAATCCTCATCGAAGAGCTTAAGGCTTTCAAAAGAAAATACATACTTGATACAACACAACCAATTTTCGGTTGCTATTCGCTAGACAAGCAATTCAAGCACTTTTACACACCTGCGACAGCATTCAAAAAGAAAACGCAATTAGAGAGCATTTACAGAAGGTACAGTTGGCTCAGGAAGTATGATCCTCAGAGACCAATAGTCACTGTGAAAATGTTTAGAAAATACTTTGACAGCTATCTTCAAATTCGAATCTTTGAGCTTGCTGAAGAAAATGCTGTTAGGGTGTTATTCGGTGAAGGGCTAAGTGCTTTGGATAAAATGCGAAGATACAAGAACTATTTGCTCGGAAGAGCCGAAGGTGTAGACTTTTTACATTACATTTCAATAACAGAAGACAGAAGATACTCTTCAAAGCTCAAAAAACTGAACAAAATGCTCATAGACAGCCTCATTGACAGATTGATGCCCGAATTGCTTTATGTACTCAATGATGAAACAAAAGCAAAGTTCTTTGATATGAAGAGTGTTAGTGAAAGTAAAGCAGAGAAGAAATTCTTTGCAATTCAGTGA
- a CDS encoding ACT domain-containing protein: protein MREYFIVKVKENGKLEIPLEFAYEIGLIEGAYFLVELDTDLKEMHVERVALPGKKLVEIEVIVEDKPGVLAKVSGTLGRLGMNILFNEAEELESLGLSAIVAIVDVSQANVSIDELKKELEKIQEVREVKVIEI from the coding sequence ATGAGAGAGTACTTTATAGTTAAAGTTAAGGAAAATGGAAAGCTGGAGATTCCCCTTGAGTTCGCCTACGAAATAGGGCTCATAGAGGGGGCGTACTTCTTAGTCGAACTCGACACCGACTTAAAGGAAATGCACGTGGAGAGAGTTGCTTTACCTGGGAAAAAGCTAGTAGAGATTGAAGTCATAGTTGAAGATAAACCAGGAGTTCTCGCCAAGGTCAGCGGAACCCTGGGAAGGTTGGGGATGAACATACTCTTTAATGAGGCTGAGGAACTGGAGTCCCTGGGGTTATCTGCTATAGTGGCAATAGTTGACGTCAGCCAAGCGAATGTCTCCATAGATGAACTCAAGAAGGAACTAGAAAAAATACAGGAAGTAAGAGAAGTAAAGGTCATCGAAATTTGA
- a CDS encoding aspartate kinase produces MIVFKFGGSSMRLDFQDAVSLITNLFEESEVVVVVSALKGVTDDLIRYADSLNQDLAVKVASEYIYHAKLNGIDPSVLKPYIDRLFTLPDLEYPALRDYILSMGELLSAVLFASAVGGKVIPGEEIFIGRGEFGDAFIDIEKSRRNTKLIYEALENGFVPVVPGFVANLDGRIATLGRGGSDYSAVALGVLLDSEFVVIMSDVDGIYTADPRIIPMAKLIPYLSYDEALLASRYGMRAIQWKASKLAKDFKLTVLFGRTRNWRMGTVLSERSSGMPLMTFTKDRLLLINVTEDIGYDPIEEGPYWKLYALSESEALKVVRELHKRIFSPTQSIFQFGLDIQWKSEHYQQVSIKNLSQKRNIIRKFYYEEENLEPSG; encoded by the coding sequence ATGATAGTCTTTAAGTTCGGCGGGAGCTCAATGAGACTTGACTTTCAGGATGCTGTTTCCTTGATAACTAATTTATTTGAAGAGAGTGAGGTAGTTGTAGTTGTTTCAGCCCTCAAAGGAGTTACAGACGATCTAATAAGATACGCTGATAGCTTAAATCAGGATCTCGCCGTAAAGGTTGCGAGTGAATATATTTATCATGCAAAGCTTAATGGCATTGATCCCTCGGTTCTGAAGCCCTACATAGATAGACTCTTCACTCTCCCCGATCTTGAATATCCCGCCCTCAGGGACTATATCCTCAGTATGGGAGAGTTACTTTCAGCAGTTCTTTTCGCAAGTGCCGTGGGTGGAAAAGTCATCCCGGGGGAGGAAATATTCATTGGAAGGGGCGAGTTCGGCGATGCATTCATTGACATTGAGAAGAGCAGGAGAAATACTAAGTTGATATATGAAGCTCTCGAGAATGGCTTTGTCCCAGTTGTTCCTGGATTTGTGGCTAATCTTGATGGCAGAATTGCGACTCTGGGGAGGGGAGGGAGTGATTATTCGGCTGTCGCCCTTGGTGTTCTTCTAGATTCTGAGTTCGTTGTAATAATGAGTGATGTTGATGGTATATATACAGCTGATCCCAGGATAATCCCCATGGCCAAGTTGATCCCCTACCTTTCGTATGATGAAGCCTTGCTCGCCTCTAGATACGGAATGCGGGCGATTCAATGGAAGGCCTCGAAGCTGGCTAAAGATTTCAAGCTAACCGTGCTGTTTGGAAGGACAAGAAACTGGAGGATGGGGACTGTATTAAGTGAGAGAAGTTCAGGCATGCCCCTAATGACATTCACAAAGGATAGGCTCCTCTTAATAAACGTTACAGAGGACATTGGATATGATCCCATAGAAGAAGGTCCTTACTGGAAGCTCTATGCTCTCTCAGAGAGCGAGGCATTGAAGGTAGTGAGGGAGCTCCATAAGAGGATATTTTCTCCTACCCAGTCAATTTTTCAATTTGGACTTGACATTCAGTGGAAAAGTGAGCACTATCAGCAGGTTTCGATCAAAAATTTGTCACAAAAACGAAATATCATTCGAAAATTTTATTACGAAGAAGAAAATCTTGAGCCCTCGGGGTGA